One genomic window of bacterium Scap17 includes the following:
- a CDS encoding F0F1 ATP synthase subunit epsilon, giving the protein MAMSVHCDIVSAEKGIFSGLVERLVAAGSEGDLGIMPGHAPLLTELQPGPIRVQRQGGAEEIYYVSGGFLEVQPNLVSVLADTAVRADDLDEAAAQEAKEVALKAMNDQASELEYSRATAELAEAMAKLRTVQQMRRHTR; this is encoded by the coding sequence ATGGCTATGAGCGTCCACTGCGACATCGTCAGCGCTGAGAAAGGCATCTTTTCCGGCCTGGTCGAGCGTCTCGTGGCTGCCGGCAGCGAAGGTGACCTCGGCATCATGCCGGGTCACGCTCCGCTGCTGACCGAGCTGCAACCCGGCCCGATTCGCGTTCAGCGTCAGGGTGGGGCCGAGGAAATCTACTACGTCAGTGGCGGATTCCTCGAAGTGCAGCCGAACCTCGTTTCAGTCCTCGCCGACACCGCAGTACGTGCCGACGATCTGGATGAGGCGGCAGCCCAGGAAGCCAAGGAAGTGGCCTTGAAGGCCATGAACGACCAGGCTTCCGAACTGGAATACTCACGCGCCACGGCCGAACTGGCCGAGGCGATGGCCAAGCTGCGCACCGTGCAGCAGATGCGTCGT